The Corallococcus exiguus genome includes a region encoding these proteins:
- a CDS encoding GNAT family N-acetyltransferase: MAPASVEVVPYRPELREHFARLNRQWIEKDFRIEGSDEASFADPHGMFVAPGGEVFFALVDGQVMGTCALRREDADTFELCKMAVAPEARGRDLGDALMRAALVTARQRGAKRMVLVTNSALGPALGLYRKHGFVTTREGPEIARETGYSRADVEMAVTL; encoded by the coding sequence ATGGCCCCTGCATCCGTCGAGGTCGTCCCCTACCGGCCGGAGCTGCGCGAGCACTTCGCGCGGCTCAACCGGCAATGGATTGAGAAGGACTTCCGCATCGAGGGCTCGGATGAGGCCTCGTTCGCGGATCCCCACGGGATGTTCGTGGCGCCGGGGGGCGAGGTGTTCTTCGCGCTCGTGGACGGACAGGTGATGGGCACGTGCGCGCTCAGGCGTGAGGACGCGGACACGTTCGAGCTGTGCAAGATGGCGGTGGCCCCGGAGGCGAGGGGCCGCGACCTGGGCGACGCGCTGATGCGGGCCGCGCTGGTCACGGCCCGGCAGCGTGGCGCGAAGCGGATGGTGCTGGTGACGAACAGCGCGCTGGGGCCCGCGCTGGGCCTGTACCGCAAGCATGGCTTCGTCACCACGCGCGAGGGCCCGGAGATTGCCCGGGAGACGGGATACTCGCGCGCGGACGTGGAGATGGCCGTCACGCTCTGA
- a CDS encoding TolC family protein, with protein sequence MATPSALLVLLLAAAQQAPSASPAPQQPTPDASAAASAPAPVPFQPKVDDPMLTPVPAAPEQVKTWDDALTRVRQRSTDLRNAEAGVSRAQGRWRQSLGLLLPNARATAGVGVDVLHPDVPSAAGGGFVGGSNTGTGVAGPSAPLGTVSASLTQSIIDVGAWRGLSSAKASESASVASLQDVQRRLTQGLAQVLVATVAAERAAEVNRVGLRQALERQAITQRSFELGAGTQLDVVRVSQDVAVARQALVAGDEQLRRTRESLGLSLGEDHGVGVNPEFNLGGLVEQTRQDCAPLQDLANRPDLVAQRANVDAARESRRQASAGYLPTLGLSSTLVGFTTDPGFGRFGTWNVSAVLSMPLWEGGQREGLVRERAGIEEQAAQSLEANRRNVGVEVSRARRGVEVAEALLKTAAESVELADRTDRLTRRAFEVGRGGSLELVQSGAALRQAQLALVLREFELVQARLDAFLTEARCDW encoded by the coding sequence ATGGCCACCCCCAGCGCCCTCCTCGTCCTCCTCCTCGCCGCCGCGCAACAGGCGCCGTCCGCGTCTCCCGCCCCCCAGCAGCCCACACCTGACGCCAGCGCCGCCGCGTCCGCGCCGGCCCCCGTCCCCTTCCAGCCGAAGGTGGACGACCCCATGCTCACACCCGTCCCGGCCGCGCCGGAGCAGGTGAAGACGTGGGATGACGCCCTCACCCGGGTGCGCCAGCGCTCCACGGACCTGCGCAACGCGGAAGCCGGCGTGTCGCGCGCGCAGGGCCGGTGGCGTCAGTCCCTGGGCCTTCTGCTGCCCAACGCGCGGGCCACCGCGGGCGTGGGCGTGGATGTGCTCCACCCGGACGTGCCCTCCGCCGCGGGCGGCGGCTTCGTGGGCGGCTCCAACACCGGCACCGGGGTGGCGGGTCCCAGCGCGCCCCTGGGCACGGTGTCCGCGTCCCTCACCCAGTCCATCATCGATGTAGGCGCATGGCGGGGCCTGTCGTCCGCGAAGGCCTCCGAGTCCGCGTCCGTGGCCAGCCTCCAGGACGTGCAGCGCCGCCTCACCCAGGGGCTGGCGCAGGTGCTGGTGGCCACGGTGGCCGCCGAGCGCGCCGCGGAGGTCAACCGCGTGGGCCTGCGTCAGGCGCTGGAGCGCCAGGCCATCACCCAGCGCTCGTTCGAGCTGGGCGCCGGCACCCAGCTGGACGTGGTGCGGGTGAGCCAGGACGTGGCGGTGGCCCGGCAGGCGCTGGTGGCCGGGGACGAGCAGCTGCGCCGGACGCGTGAGTCGCTGGGCCTGTCCCTGGGCGAGGACCACGGCGTGGGCGTCAACCCGGAGTTCAACCTGGGCGGGCTGGTGGAGCAGACGCGCCAGGACTGCGCCCCCCTGCAGGACCTGGCCAACCGGCCGGACCTGGTGGCCCAGCGGGCCAACGTGGACGCGGCCCGGGAGAGCCGGCGCCAGGCTTCCGCCGGTTACCTGCCCACCCTGGGACTGAGCAGCACGCTGGTGGGTTTCACCACCGACCCCGGCTTTGGCCGCTTCGGCACCTGGAACGTGTCCGCGGTGCTGTCCATGCCCCTGTGGGAGGGCGGTCAGCGCGAAGGGCTCGTGCGTGAGCGCGCAGGCATTGAAGAACAGGCCGCCCAGTCGCTGGAGGCCAACCGCCGCAACGTGGGTGTGGAGGTTTCTCGCGCGCGGCGTGGAGTGGAAGTGGCCGAGGCGCTGTTGAAGACCGCTGCCGAGTCCGTGGAGCTGGCGGACCGGACGGACCGGCTCACGCGCCGGGCCTTCGAGGTGGGACGAGGTGGCAGCTTGGAGCTGGTGCAGAGCGGAGCCGCCCTCCGCCAGGCGCAGCTCGCGTTGGTTTTGAGGGAATTCGAGCTCGTCCAGGCCCGCCTGGACGCGTTCCTGACGGAGGCCCGGTGCGACTGGTGA
- a CDS encoding glucan 1,4-alpha-maltotetraohydrolase domain-containing protein: MTLKTRLLVVSTAGLFAAAPAVAKPLDGASTDVMIQGFHWNSASAGGWWNTVKNNAAAVKAAGFTMIWLPPPSDAASTQGYLPRQLNVLNSSYGTEAELTQALAALNAQGVKPIADIVVNHRVGTANWADFTNPTWSGCSAVAAGDEWPSACGNADSGEGYAAARDLDHSQANVRADLKTWMGTRLKGVGFAGWRFDFVKGFAGSYVKEYVTATDPWFCVGEFWPTNYFDANNPNNWKQQITNWVDATTGSCAAFDFATKGLLNDALTNNNYTRLKASDGKPAGGIGWWASRHVTFVDNHDTGPSETCGNGQNHWPVPCTKVMTGYAYVLTHPGIPTVYWGHYFNWGLGSSIKTLMDIRKNAGLTSESTVSIQRAESGLYAAIIGGKVAVKLGTGSWTPGTGWTQAATGTDYTVWTTNTPPPTGTTANVEFVCNNGTTVMGQNVYVTGSVAELDTWSPTTTKILSPTAYPTWRGTYALPANTTVQWKCLKRDGSGNVVWQGGGNNTVTTPAAGGSITATASF; the protein is encoded by the coding sequence ATGACGTTGAAGACCCGACTGCTGGTCGTCTCCACGGCTGGCCTGTTCGCCGCCGCGCCCGCCGTGGCCAAGCCGCTGGATGGCGCCAGCACCGATGTGATGATCCAGGGCTTCCACTGGAACTCCGCCAGCGCGGGCGGGTGGTGGAACACGGTGAAGAACAACGCGGCCGCGGTGAAGGCCGCGGGCTTCACGATGATCTGGCTGCCGCCGCCCTCGGACGCGGCGTCCACGCAGGGCTACCTGCCCCGGCAGCTCAACGTGCTCAACTCCAGCTACGGCACGGAGGCGGAGCTCACCCAGGCGCTGGCCGCGCTCAACGCGCAGGGCGTCAAGCCCATCGCGGACATCGTGGTGAACCACCGCGTGGGCACCGCCAACTGGGCGGACTTCACCAACCCCACCTGGAGCGGCTGCAGCGCGGTGGCCGCGGGTGACGAGTGGCCGAGCGCCTGCGGCAACGCGGACAGCGGCGAGGGCTACGCCGCGGCGCGCGACCTGGACCACTCGCAGGCGAACGTGCGCGCGGACCTGAAGACGTGGATGGGCACCCGGCTGAAGGGCGTGGGCTTCGCGGGCTGGCGGTTCGACTTCGTGAAGGGCTTCGCGGGCAGCTACGTGAAGGAGTACGTCACCGCGACCGACCCGTGGTTCTGCGTGGGTGAGTTCTGGCCGACGAACTACTTCGACGCGAACAACCCCAACAACTGGAAGCAGCAGATCACCAACTGGGTGGACGCGACCACGGGCTCCTGCGCCGCGTTCGACTTCGCCACCAAGGGCCTGCTCAACGACGCGCTCACCAACAACAACTACACGCGCCTGAAGGCGTCCGACGGCAAGCCCGCGGGCGGCATCGGCTGGTGGGCCAGCCGCCACGTCACCTTCGTGGACAACCACGACACCGGCCCCAGCGAGACGTGCGGCAACGGGCAGAACCACTGGCCGGTGCCCTGCACCAAGGTGATGACGGGCTACGCCTACGTGCTCACCCACCCGGGCATCCCCACCGTCTACTGGGGGCACTACTTCAACTGGGGCCTGGGCAGCTCCATCAAGACGCTGATGGACATCCGCAAGAACGCGGGCCTCACGTCTGAATCCACCGTCAGCATCCAGCGCGCGGAGAGCGGCCTGTACGCGGCCATCATCGGCGGCAAGGTGGCGGTGAAGCTGGGCACCGGCTCCTGGACCCCCGGCACCGGCTGGACGCAGGCCGCCACTGGCACGGACTACACCGTGTGGACCACCAACACGCCGCCGCCCACCGGCACCACCGCCAACGTGGAGTTCGTGTGCAACAACGGCACGACCGTGATGGGCCAGAACGTCTACGTCACCGGCAGCGTCGCGGAGCTCGACACCTGGAGCCCCACCACCACCAAGATTCTCAGCCCCACCGCGTACCCCACCTGGCGCGGCACCTACGCGCTGCCCGCGAACACCACCGTGCAGTGGAAGTGCCTCAAGCGCGACGGCAGCGGCAACGTCGTCTGGCAGGGCGGTGGCAACAACACCGTCACCACCCCGGCCGCCGGCGGCAGCATCACCGCCACCGCCAGCTTCTAG
- a CDS encoding MFS transporter, whose protein sequence is MIEQETALPATASAEEPRWAWPPLFGLLEVQFGAAVGYLQTAVPYWLAKDGMPLAEIGVLSGTAFSPHAWKLLWVPLIDLGPWRRVWYGVSTLLTALLLLACAMFPEPARHLGVFTLLLTALQAAATTAHAALNGLMATTSKPSDKGRTGGWQMAGNVGSTAMMGALAIFLATQFSRQVAGIVLATLVLASGAGIFWITERHDPSTVPTGPLLKAAVDRVKSIVMDLVKTAFSRDGLIMLVLCLAPVSCGALSNLFSAMAGAYQVPEHTVEMVNGPGMAVTGAVGSLMGGWLSDRMNRKLAYALMGGATAMCAFAMAAGPMTTDTYIWGSLAYSFANGAGFAAFAGMVLEMVNDGAAVTTKYSLFVAASNFAISYTTALDGHASEFRGIGTRATIAADGLITLVGISIVALIFVLFLRKKPAAVAATA, encoded by the coding sequence TTGATTGAACAAGAGACTGCCCTTCCGGCCACCGCTTCCGCCGAGGAACCGCGCTGGGCCTGGCCCCCGCTGTTCGGCCTCTTGGAGGTGCAGTTCGGCGCCGCGGTGGGCTACCTGCAGACGGCGGTGCCGTACTGGCTCGCGAAGGACGGGATGCCGCTGGCGGAGATTGGCGTGCTGTCCGGCACGGCGTTCTCACCGCACGCGTGGAAGCTGTTGTGGGTGCCGCTCATCGACCTGGGGCCGTGGCGCCGCGTCTGGTACGGCGTGAGCACGCTGCTCACCGCGCTGTTGCTCCTGGCGTGCGCGATGTTCCCGGAGCCCGCGCGGCACCTGGGCGTCTTCACGCTGCTGCTCACGGCGTTGCAGGCCGCGGCGACGACGGCGCACGCGGCGCTCAACGGGCTGATGGCCACGACGTCCAAGCCGTCCGACAAGGGGCGCACGGGCGGCTGGCAGATGGCGGGCAACGTGGGCTCCACCGCGATGATGGGCGCGCTGGCCATCTTCCTGGCGACCCAGTTCTCCCGGCAGGTGGCGGGCATCGTGCTGGCCACGCTGGTGCTGGCGAGCGGCGCGGGCATCTTCTGGATCACCGAGCGGCATGACCCCTCCACCGTGCCCACGGGGCCGTTGCTCAAGGCGGCGGTGGACCGGGTGAAGAGCATCGTGATGGACCTGGTGAAGACGGCCTTCAGCCGTGACGGGCTCATCATGCTGGTGCTCTGCCTGGCGCCGGTGAGCTGCGGCGCGCTCAGCAACCTCTTCAGCGCGATGGCGGGCGCGTACCAGGTGCCGGAGCACACGGTGGAGATGGTGAACGGGCCGGGAATGGCCGTCACCGGCGCGGTGGGTTCACTGATGGGCGGCTGGCTGTCGGACCGGATGAACCGCAAGCTCGCGTACGCGCTGATGGGCGGGGCCACCGCGATGTGCGCGTTCGCCATGGCGGCGGGGCCCATGACGACGGACACGTACATCTGGGGTTCGCTCGCGTACAGCTTCGCGAACGGCGCGGGCTTCGCGGCCTTCGCCGGCATGGTGCTGGAGATGGTGAACGACGGCGCGGCGGTGACGACGAAGTACTCGCTCTTCGTCGCGGCCTCCAACTTCGCCATCAGCTACACGACGGCGCTGGACGGGCACGCGTCGGAGTTCCGCGGCATCGGCACGCGCGCCACCATCGCGGCGGACGGGCTGATTACCCTGGTGGGCATCAGCATCGTGGCGCTCATCTTCGTGCTCTTCCTGCGCAAGAAGCCCGCCGCGGTGGCCGCCACCGCGTGA
- a CDS encoding efflux RND transporter periplasmic adaptor subunit → MTKTVLGAALVAGAAGCSGKPEAKAAPPPREVQVVALSPHEVRDTGEYLGSLLSRQSVTVLPQVNGYIRKILVKPGQKVGAGTPLIEVDARQETAALDSAQAQQSSSAVELELAKRTLARTESLNREGLASVQELERAQAAVKASEAAARAAGANVAQRQVQLQFHVVRAPFAGTMGDVLVRVGDFVSATTTLTTVAQADALEVSVSVPSFRARSLKPDTQLELLDQQGRVILSSTVFYVAPQTDPRTQLVEVKAAFRNTVGLRPSELLRARLVYSTRDALQIPALAVVRQSGQPFAMVVEKKDGKTLVERRPVALGQLGDMSYVVEGGLKQGDLVAVSSLHMLRDGMPVIPKQVSVNNDASPQPTGTVRADETPTNAQLPRSASGGGGTTGGSR, encoded by the coding sequence ATGACGAAGACGGTGTTGGGCGCGGCGCTGGTGGCTGGCGCGGCCGGGTGCTCGGGCAAGCCGGAGGCGAAGGCCGCTCCGCCGCCGCGCGAGGTGCAGGTGGTGGCGCTGTCGCCGCACGAGGTGCGGGACACCGGCGAGTACCTGGGTTCGCTCCTGTCGCGGCAGAGCGTGACGGTGCTGCCGCAGGTGAACGGCTACATCCGGAAGATCCTGGTGAAGCCCGGCCAGAAGGTGGGGGCCGGCACGCCGCTGATTGAGGTGGACGCGCGCCAGGAGACCGCGGCGCTGGACAGCGCGCAGGCCCAGCAGAGCTCCTCCGCGGTGGAGCTGGAGCTGGCGAAGCGCACCCTGGCGCGTACGGAGTCCCTCAACCGCGAGGGCCTGGCCAGCGTGCAGGAGTTGGAGCGCGCCCAGGCGGCGGTGAAGGCGTCGGAGGCCGCGGCGCGCGCGGCGGGCGCGAACGTGGCCCAGCGCCAGGTGCAGCTGCAGTTCCACGTGGTGCGCGCGCCGTTCGCGGGCACCATGGGCGACGTGCTGGTGCGCGTGGGTGACTTCGTGAGCGCCACCACGACGCTCACGACGGTGGCCCAGGCGGACGCGCTGGAGGTCAGCGTGTCGGTGCCGTCGTTCCGCGCGCGGTCGCTCAAGCCGGACACGCAGCTGGAGCTGTTGGATCAGCAAGGCAGGGTCATCCTCTCCAGCACCGTCTTCTACGTGGCGCCGCAGACGGACCCTCGCACGCAGCTGGTGGAGGTGAAGGCCGCCTTCCGCAACACGGTGGGCCTGCGCCCCAGTGAGCTTTTGCGGGCGCGGCTGGTGTACTCCACGCGGGACGCGCTCCAGATTCCGGCGCTCGCGGTGGTGCGCCAGAGCGGCCAGCCCTTCGCCATGGTGGTGGAGAAGAAGGACGGCAAGACGCTGGTGGAGCGCCGCCCGGTGGCGCTGGGGCAGCTGGGCGACATGTCCTACGTGGTGGAGGGCGGCCTGAAGCAGGGCGACCTCGTCGCGGTGTCGTCGCTGCACATGCTGCGCGACGGCATGCCCGTCATCCCCAAGCAGGTCTCCGTGAACAACGACGCATCCCCCCAGCCGACGGGCACCGTGAGGGCCGACGAGACCCCCACCAACGCCCAGCTGCCCCGCTCCGCGTCCGGTGGCGGCGGCACCACCGGCGGCAGCCGCTAG
- a CDS encoding efflux RND transporter permease subunit produces the protein MFVDFFIRRPVFAIVCSIILTLVGVIAIPTLPIAQYPDLAPPQVTVTSTYVGASAEVVESAVTIPLEQELNGVEDMRYITSTSSNDGTSTITVTFAPTRNIEVAAVDVQNRVSRAAARLPAQVNQTGIVVNKASSQMLLTVGLSSPDNRYDAKFLSNYADVNLKDAIKRVRGVGEVRIFGERKFSMRLWLDPSELARRNMTPQDVVRALQEQNLQVAAGQVGQPPSSDEQPYQIAVRARGRLVEPEEFGDIVLMRNNDGKAVTVKDVGRVELGAENYSTLLRFNGRTGVGLAIFQLPTANALDVRDGVIKELDRLSQSFPPGLEYRVGTDTTLAVRASVNEVIHTLIEAIALVILVIFLFLHGWRSVLITALTLPVSLVGTFAFVYLMGFSINTLTLFGLTLATGLVVDDAIVVIENIERLMAERGLSPFQAAREGMKEVAGAVVAISVVLVAVFIPVALFPGTTGSIYRQFALTIAASVALSTFCALTLTPALSARLLKHHHGPKWVFFRKVDQVLDWTRDMYGKGLRKLLVHPLIVLVAFLACIGLTVMLFRSAPTGFIPDEDQGYVIISVQGPEGMALSQTEKVLQEVEAVLKAQPEVSVMFAIGGFSPSGNGSNYATVFTALKPWEERTGKDQSVAALVERLRGPLGKIGSARVIPFQPPAIRGVGSVGGFQFIVEDVAGNHSLEDLANATQEMVQKGNEEGRLRGVFTPFNANTPILDVEVDRQKAKALGVPIEQIFGVMQLYMGSQYVNDFNYASRTYRVYVQAEQQFRDSPQDIGSFYARTDAGDMIPLESLVKVTPIVSAQVIKHYNLFRSVEINGQGAPGVSSGQALEAMEQVAQAALPQGMSSEWTGISLEQKESGGQTMIIFGLGILFVFLVLAAQYESFSLPFVIILSVPLAIMGALGLQVARGYANDVFCQVGLVMLVGLASKNAILIVEFAEQLREQGKSALEAVVTAAEVRLRPILMTSIAFLLGVVPLMTASGAGAAARNSLGTAVFGGMLVSTIVNLIFIPGLYILMQKVRGDAKRSSGEEETPTSHEPAPAHAP, from the coding sequence GTGTTCGTCGACTTCTTCATCCGCAGGCCTGTCTTCGCCATCGTCTGCTCCATCATCCTGACGCTGGTGGGCGTCATCGCCATCCCGACGCTGCCCATCGCGCAGTACCCGGACCTGGCGCCGCCGCAGGTCACCGTCACCAGCACCTACGTCGGCGCCAGCGCCGAGGTGGTGGAGTCCGCCGTCACCATCCCGTTGGAGCAGGAGCTCAACGGCGTGGAGGACATGCGCTACATCACCTCCACCAGCAGCAACGACGGCACCAGCACCATCACCGTCACCTTCGCCCCCACGCGCAACATCGAGGTGGCGGCGGTGGACGTGCAGAACCGCGTGAGCCGCGCCGCGGCCCGCCTGCCCGCGCAGGTGAACCAGACGGGCATCGTGGTGAACAAGGCCTCCAGCCAGATGCTGCTGACGGTGGGCCTGTCCTCCCCGGACAACCGCTACGACGCGAAGTTCCTCTCCAACTACGCGGACGTGAACCTCAAGGACGCCATCAAGCGCGTGCGCGGCGTGGGCGAGGTGCGCATCTTCGGTGAGCGCAAGTTCTCCATGCGCCTGTGGTTGGATCCGTCCGAGCTGGCGCGCCGGAACATGACGCCGCAGGACGTGGTGCGCGCGCTCCAGGAGCAAAACCTCCAGGTGGCCGCGGGCCAGGTGGGCCAGCCGCCGTCCAGCGACGAGCAGCCGTACCAGATTGCAGTGCGCGCCCGGGGCCGCCTGGTGGAGCCGGAGGAGTTCGGCGACATCGTGCTCATGCGCAACAACGACGGCAAGGCCGTCACGGTGAAGGACGTGGGCCGCGTGGAGCTGGGCGCGGAGAACTACAGCACCCTCCTGCGCTTCAACGGCCGCACCGGCGTGGGCCTGGCCATCTTCCAGCTGCCCACCGCCAACGCGCTGGACGTGCGCGACGGCGTCATCAAGGAGCTGGACCGCCTGTCGCAGTCCTTCCCGCCGGGCCTGGAGTACCGCGTGGGCACGGACACCACGCTCGCGGTGCGCGCCTCCGTCAACGAGGTGATCCACACCCTCATTGAAGCCATCGCGCTCGTCATCCTGGTCATCTTCCTGTTCCTGCACGGGTGGCGCAGCGTTCTCATCACCGCGCTCACCCTGCCGGTGTCACTCGTCGGCACGTTCGCGTTCGTCTACCTGATGGGCTTCTCCATCAACACGCTGACCCTCTTCGGCCTCACATTGGCCACGGGCCTCGTGGTGGACGACGCCATCGTGGTCATCGAGAACATCGAGCGCCTGATGGCGGAGCGCGGGCTCAGCCCGTTCCAGGCGGCGCGCGAAGGCATGAAGGAGGTGGCCGGCGCGGTGGTGGCCATCTCCGTGGTGCTGGTGGCGGTGTTCATCCCGGTGGCCCTCTTCCCGGGCACCACGGGCTCCATCTACCGACAGTTCGCGCTCACCATCGCCGCGTCGGTGGCCCTGTCCACCTTCTGCGCGCTGACGCTCACGCCCGCCCTGTCCGCGCGGCTGCTCAAGCACCACCACGGCCCCAAGTGGGTGTTCTTCCGCAAGGTGGATCAGGTGCTGGACTGGACGCGCGACATGTACGGCAAGGGGCTGCGCAAGCTGCTGGTGCACCCGCTCATCGTGCTGGTGGCGTTCCTCGCCTGCATCGGCCTGACGGTGATGCTGTTCCGCTCCGCGCCCACGGGCTTCATCCCGGATGAGGACCAGGGCTACGTCATCATCTCCGTGCAGGGGCCGGAGGGCATGGCCCTCAGCCAGACGGAGAAGGTGCTCCAGGAGGTGGAGGCGGTGCTCAAGGCCCAGCCGGAGGTGAGCGTGATGTTCGCCATCGGTGGCTTCTCCCCCAGTGGCAACGGTTCCAACTACGCCACCGTCTTCACGGCCTTGAAGCCGTGGGAGGAGCGCACGGGCAAGGACCAGTCCGTGGCCGCGCTGGTGGAGCGGCTGCGCGGGCCGCTGGGCAAGATTGGCAGCGCGCGCGTCATCCCCTTCCAGCCCCCCGCCATCCGCGGCGTGGGCAGCGTCGGCGGCTTCCAGTTCATCGTGGAGGACGTCGCCGGCAACCACTCGCTGGAGGACCTGGCCAACGCCACGCAGGAGATGGTGCAGAAGGGCAACGAGGAGGGCCGCCTGCGCGGCGTCTTCACCCCCTTCAACGCCAACACGCCCATCCTGGACGTGGAGGTGGACCGCCAGAAGGCCAAGGCGCTGGGCGTGCCGATTGAGCAGATCTTCGGCGTGATGCAGCTCTACATGGGCAGCCAGTACGTCAACGACTTCAACTACGCCAGCCGCACCTACCGCGTGTACGTCCAGGCCGAGCAGCAGTTCCGCGACAGCCCCCAGGACATCGGCTCCTTCTACGCACGCACGGACGCGGGCGACATGATTCCGCTGGAGTCGCTGGTGAAGGTGACGCCCATCGTCTCCGCGCAGGTCATCAAGCACTACAACCTGTTCCGCTCCGTGGAGATCAACGGCCAGGGCGCGCCCGGCGTGTCGTCCGGCCAGGCGCTGGAGGCCATGGAGCAGGTGGCCCAGGCGGCGCTGCCCCAGGGCATGTCCTCCGAGTGGACGGGCATCAGCCTGGAGCAGAAGGAGTCCGGCGGGCAGACGATGATCATCTTCGGCCTGGGCATCCTCTTCGTGTTCCTGGTGCTGGCGGCGCAGTACGAGTCCTTCAGCCTCCCGTTCGTCATCATCCTGTCCGTGCCGCTGGCCATCATGGGCGCGCTGGGATTGCAGGTGGCGCGCGGCTACGCCAACGACGTGTTCTGCCAGGTGGGTCTGGTGATGCTCGTGGGCCTCGCGTCCAAGAACGCCATCCTCATCGTGGAGTTCGCGGAGCAACTGCGAGAGCAGGGCAAGAGCGCGCTGGAGGCGGTGGTGACGGCCGCGGAAGTCCGCCTGCGCCCCATCCTCATGACGTCCATCGCGTTCCTCCTGGGCGTGGTGCCGCTGATGACGGCGTCCGGCGCGGGCGCGGCGGCGCGCAACTCGCTGGGCACCGCGGTGTTCGGCGGCATGCTGGTGTCCACCATCGTCAACCTCATCTTCATCCCCGGCCTCTACATCCTCATGCAGAAGGTGCGTGGGGACGCGAAGCGGTCCAGCGGTGAGGAGGAGACGCCCACTTCGCACGAGCCCGCCCCGGCGCACGCGCCGTGA
- a CDS encoding leucine-rich repeat domain-containing protein: MNGRWSWLRLAGLLLAVGCASLPAPIPPPRPTAPPDPVVVAPPRPSLQAYRILPDGTSSPWGLLPAGGAAPQPLPDGDWYAEPLEPVSTPAEAQALAAVLREYRVPGLSFGEQGLPAPALLALLVEGSSVVSLHLSDTAFGDEHLAALRNAARLKALHLDGTRVTDAGLASLQGMPHLAILRLDATAVSDRGLVLLASLTTLRRLSLSGTSVSPRGLGLLAAQTELEWLDLSDTTVDDTVLASLPGDRLRTLVLSGTHVTNAGLGALRRMPALSSLGLARTAVSDSGLAHIGGLRMLDALHLGSTGVTDAGLVHLARLPVLRVLVLSKTRIRGPGVRHLAGLTRLEVLHLDDTLIGNAALRHLQGLHHLRDLELSRTAVTGSGLPALASHQELESLGLSGLALADASLASLEPLERLSRLDLSATRIGPEALKQLGSRMVLRHLDLSRTDFNDGWVATLRTFSRLQSLRAIRTLLTDLGLGQLSELRELESLQVSGNPISGSGLVPLQKLPHLVKLDLGGTWLDDNGARMLAGFEKLSWLSLAGTRLGDEALVHLPGSLLTLYLLRTKVTDAGMPALHHLPLLRELDLRETAVSEAARATLVREHGVRLMSSP, translated from the coding sequence GTGAATGGCCGCTGGAGTTGGCTGCGACTGGCGGGACTGCTGCTCGCGGTGGGCTGCGCCTCCCTGCCCGCCCCCATCCCCCCACCCCGCCCGACCGCGCCTCCGGATCCCGTGGTCGTGGCCCCCCCACGTCCCTCCCTCCAGGCGTACCGGATCCTGCCGGACGGGACGTCCTCCCCGTGGGGCCTGCTGCCGGCGGGTGGTGCCGCCCCCCAGCCGCTTCCCGACGGAGACTGGTACGCCGAGCCCCTGGAGCCCGTGAGCACACCGGCCGAGGCCCAGGCGCTGGCCGCCGTGCTGCGCGAATACCGCGTCCCCGGTCTCTCCTTCGGGGAGCAAGGCCTCCCCGCCCCAGCCCTGCTCGCGCTCCTCGTCGAGGGCTCCTCGGTCGTATCGCTCCATCTCTCCGATACCGCGTTCGGCGACGAGCACCTGGCCGCCCTGAGGAACGCGGCACGGTTGAAGGCCCTGCACCTCGACGGCACACGGGTAACCGATGCGGGGCTCGCCTCTCTCCAGGGAATGCCACACCTGGCCATCCTGCGGCTGGATGCCACGGCGGTGTCCGACCGGGGGCTGGTTCTCCTCGCCTCGCTGACGACGCTGCGCCGGCTCTCGCTCAGCGGCACGTCGGTGAGCCCGCGGGGGCTCGGCCTGCTCGCGGCACAGACGGAGCTGGAGTGGCTGGATCTCTCGGACACCACGGTCGATGACACGGTCCTTGCGTCCCTGCCCGGGGACCGCTTGCGCACACTCGTCTTGAGCGGCACCCACGTCACGAATGCCGGCCTCGGCGCCCTGAGGAGAATGCCGGCCTTGAGCTCGCTGGGGCTGGCGCGGACGGCCGTCTCGGACTCAGGCCTGGCACACATTGGAGGGCTGCGCATGCTGGACGCGCTCCACCTGGGAAGCACCGGGGTGACGGATGCGGGGCTCGTCCACCTGGCGCGGTTGCCGGTGCTCCGGGTGCTGGTGCTCAGCAAGACACGCATCCGCGGCCCAGGGGTTCGTCACCTTGCCGGGCTCACACGGCTGGAGGTTCTCCATCTCGACGACACCCTGATCGGGAACGCGGCGCTGCGCCACCTGCAGGGCCTCCACCACCTGCGCGACCTGGAGCTGTCGCGCACGGCCGTCACCGGGAGCGGCCTCCCTGCGCTGGCCAGCCACCAGGAGCTCGAGAGCCTCGGGCTCTCGGGTCTCGCGTTGGCGGACGCGTCGCTCGCGTCGCTGGAGCCCCTGGAGCGGCTCTCCCGGCTCGACCTCAGTGCCACGCGCATCGGCCCCGAGGCATTGAAGCAGCTCGGCTCGCGCATGGTCCTGCGGCACCTGGATCTGAGCCGGACCGACTTCAACGACGGGTGGGTGGCCACCCTTCGGACCTTTTCCCGGCTGCAGTCGCTCCGCGCCATCCGCACGCTCCTCACGGACCTGGGGCTTGGCCAGCTCTCCGAGTTGCGGGAGCTGGAGTCACTCCAGGTCTCGGGGAACCCCATCAGCGGCTCGGGGCTGGTACCGCTCCAGAAGCTCCCCCACCTCGTCAAGCTCGACCTGGGAGGCACCTGGCTGGACGACAACGGGGCGCGGATGCTCGCGGGCTTCGAGAAGCTCTCCTGGTTGAGCCTCGCCGGCACCCGCCTAGGGGACGAGGCGCTCGTTCACCTCCCGGGCTCCCTGCTCACGTTGTACCTGCTGCGCACGAAGGTCACGGACGCCGGCATGCCCGCGCTCCATCATCTTCCCCTCCTTCGTGAGCTCGACCTGCGCGAGACGGCTGTCTCCGAGGCCGCGAGGGCCACGCTGGTGCGCGAGCATGGCGTCCGGCTGATGTCCTCCCCCTGA